Proteins from one Malania oleifera isolate guangnan ecotype guangnan chromosome 4, ASM2987363v1, whole genome shotgun sequence genomic window:
- the LOC131154513 gene encoding vesicle-fusing ATPase-like isoform X1 produces the protein MGGIGNVRAGGGFQPSRPRRSSGTYHRGRRLAVLRHVRDSTTLRRQIRVNNVMDVKAPLLQMAFKKTFSKKVVHVDEKFSIKFKGAQVLLTLMEARRGNRGVNARGPWVVRGLEVLAKYIGDSEEKMRKLFESALDDHKKYGNMSLLHIIIVDEIDSVARKSGLYVEDGNHRVLNQFLSLIDGFDYLNNIFLIGTTNQRI, from the exons ATGGGAGGTATAGGAAATGTGAG AGCCGGTGGAGGCTTTCAACCTTCTCGCCCTAGACGCAGCAGtgg gacctatcatcggggaagacgattggcagtgctaaggcatgtgagggactctactactttgaggaggcaaatacgagtgaacaat GTTATGGATGTTAAGGCTCCACTACTTCAAATGGCATTTAAGAAAACATTTTCCAAGAAAGTTGTGCATGTTGATGAGAAATTTTCCATCAAATTCAAAGGAGCACAAGTTCTTCTTACTCTAATGGAAGCTCGTCGTGGTAACCGTGGGGTGAATGCTAGAGGTCCCTGGGTTGTAAGGGGCCTTGAAGTTCTTGCCAAGTACATAGGAGATTCGGAGGAAAAAATGAGGAAATTATTCGAGTCTGCTCTTGATGACCACAAAAAATATG gaaatatgagtCTGCTGCATATAATTATCGTCGATGAAATTGATTCGGTGGCAAGA AAAAGCGGACTATATGTAGAGGATGGTAATCACAGGGTTCTAAATCAGTTTTTATCCCTA ATTGATGGATTTGACTATTTGAATAATATCTTTCTTATCGGAACTACAAATCAACGGATATAA
- the LOC131154513 gene encoding vesicle-fusing ATPase-like isoform X3 encodes MGGIGNVRAGGGFQPSRPRRSSGTYHRGRRLAVLRHVRDSTTLRRQIRVNNVMDVKAPLLQMAFKKTFSKKVVHVDEKFSIKFKGAQVLLTLMEARRGNRGVNARGPWVVRGLEVLAKYIGDSEEKMRKLFESALDDHKKYGNMSLLHIIIVDEIDSVARKSGLYVEDD; translated from the exons ATGGGAGGTATAGGAAATGTGAG AGCCGGTGGAGGCTTTCAACCTTCTCGCCCTAGACGCAGCAGtgg gacctatcatcggggaagacgattggcagtgctaaggcatgtgagggactctactactttgaggaggcaaatacgagtgaacaat GTTATGGATGTTAAGGCTCCACTACTTCAAATGGCATTTAAGAAAACATTTTCCAAGAAAGTTGTGCATGTTGATGAGAAATTTTCCATCAAATTCAAAGGAGCACAAGTTCTTCTTACTCTAATGGAAGCTCGTCGTGGTAACCGTGGGGTGAATGCTAGAGGTCCCTGGGTTGTAAGGGGCCTTGAAGTTCTTGCCAAGTACATAGGAGATTCGGAGGAAAAAATGAGGAAATTATTCGAGTCTGCTCTTGATGACCACAAAAAATATG gaaatatgagtCTGCTGCATATAATTATCGTCGATGAAATTGATTCGGTGGCAAGA AAAAGCGGACTATATGTAGAGGATG ATTGA
- the LOC131154513 gene encoding vesicle-fusing ATPase-like isoform X2 — protein sequence MGGIGNVRAGGGFQPSRPRRSSGTYHRGRRLAVLRHVRDSTTLRRQIRVNNVMDVKAPLLQMAFKKTFSKKVVHVDEKFSIKFKGAQVLLTLMEARRGNRGVNARGPWVVRGLEVLAKYIGDSEEKMRKLFESALDDHKKYGNMSLLHIIIVDEIDSVARKSGLYVEDGNHRVLNQFLSLVN from the exons ATGGGAGGTATAGGAAATGTGAG AGCCGGTGGAGGCTTTCAACCTTCTCGCCCTAGACGCAGCAGtgg gacctatcatcggggaagacgattggcagtgctaaggcatgtgagggactctactactttgaggaggcaaatacgagtgaacaat GTTATGGATGTTAAGGCTCCACTACTTCAAATGGCATTTAAGAAAACATTTTCCAAGAAAGTTGTGCATGTTGATGAGAAATTTTCCATCAAATTCAAAGGAGCACAAGTTCTTCTTACTCTAATGGAAGCTCGTCGTGGTAACCGTGGGGTGAATGCTAGAGGTCCCTGGGTTGTAAGGGGCCTTGAAGTTCTTGCCAAGTACATAGGAGATTCGGAGGAAAAAATGAGGAAATTATTCGAGTCTGCTCTTGATGACCACAAAAAATATG gaaatatgagtCTGCTGCATATAATTATCGTCGATGAAATTGATTCGGTGGCAAGA AAAAGCGGACTATATGTAGAGGATGGTAATCACAGGGTTCTAAATCAGTTTTTATCCCTAGTTA ATTGA